The Roseococcus microcysteis genome contains a region encoding:
- the ssb gene encoding single-stranded DNA-binding protein yields the protein MAGVNKVIILGRLGKDPEVRNFQNGGRVVNLRLATSERYKDRDGNMQERTEWHSVAIFNEKLGEIAERYLKKGSEVYIEGQLETRKWQDQAGQERYTTEIVLRNFRGELTLVGGRGGGGGGDMGEERSYGGGDSPAPQRAGGYGGGGRTGGAQRSGWDAPKKADLDDDIPF from the coding sequence ATGGCCGGCGTGAACAAGGTGATCATCCTCGGCCGGCTCGGCAAGGACCCGGAAGTGCGGAACTTCCAGAATGGCGGCCGCGTGGTGAACCTGCGCCTCGCCACCTCCGAGCGCTACAAGGACCGTGATGGCAACATGCAGGAGCGCACAGAGTGGCACTCCGTCGCCATCTTCAATGAGAAGTTGGGCGAAATCGCCGAGCGCTACCTGAAGAAGGGCAGCGAGGTCTACATCGAAGGCCAGCTCGAAACCCGCAAATGGCAGGACCAGGCGGGCCAGGAGCGCTACACCACCGAGATCGTGCTGCGGAACTTCCGCGGTGAGCTCACCCTTGTGGGCGGGCGCGGCGGCGGCGGTGGCGGCGACATGGGCGAGGAGCGTTCCTATGGCGGTGGCGACAGCCCTGCCCCCCAGCGCGCTGGCGGCTATGGCGGCGGCGGCCGGACGGGCGGCGCGCAGCGCTCGGGCTGGGACGCGCCCAAGAAGGCCGACCTGGACGACGACATCCCCTTCTGA